One window of the Microvirga mediterraneensis genome contains the following:
- the urtD gene encoding urea ABC transporter ATP-binding protein UrtD, with protein sequence MTAPITPTLLYLDNVSVSFDGFRALNALSLAVDHAEMRAIIGPNGAGKTTMMDVITGKTRPNEGTALFEGTHDLTALDEAAIAELGIGRKFQTPTVFEMHSVEDNILLALKENRSPIATLLSRRSARERERIDVLLERVRLTTHRRRKAGELSHGQKQWLEIGMLLAQQPKLLLIDEPAAGMTDQETAETAELLRDIAKTQAVVVVEHDMTFVRDLDVKVTCLHEGSVLAEGTLDAVSANERVVEVYLGR encoded by the coding sequence ATGACGGCACCCATCACTCCGACTCTGCTTTACCTCGACAATGTCTCCGTATCCTTCGATGGGTTCCGCGCCCTGAACGCCCTATCGCTCGCCGTCGACCATGCGGAGATGCGCGCCATCATCGGCCCCAACGGAGCGGGCAAGACCACGATGATGGACGTGATCACCGGCAAGACCCGCCCGAACGAAGGCACGGCGCTCTTCGAGGGAACGCACGACCTGACGGCACTCGACGAGGCCGCGATCGCGGAACTCGGGATCGGTCGCAAGTTCCAGACGCCGACCGTGTTCGAGATGCACAGCGTCGAGGACAATATCCTGCTCGCCCTCAAGGAGAACCGGTCGCCCATCGCCACGCTCCTGTCGCGGCGCAGCGCCCGGGAGCGCGAGCGGATCGATGTTCTGTTGGAGCGGGTGCGCCTGACGACGCATCGTCGCCGCAAGGCAGGGGAATTGTCGCATGGACAGAAGCAATGGCTGGAGATCGGCATGCTGCTGGCGCAGCAGCCCAAGCTTCTGCTGATCGACGAGCCGGCCGCCGGCATGACCGATCAGGAAACGGCCGAAACGGCCGAGCTTCTGCGCGACATTGCGAAGACGCAGGCCGTCGTCGTGGTGGAGCATGACATGACCTTCGTGCGCGATCTCGACGTGAAGGTCACCTGCCTTCACGAAGGCTCCGTGCTCGCCGAGGGGACGCTCGATGCGGTGAGTGCAAACGAGCGGGTCGTCGAGGTTTATCTGGGACGATGA
- the urtE gene encoding urea ABC transporter ATP-binding subunit UrtE — protein sequence MLSVENLSVYYGAAQALRGVSVSASIGEVTCVLGRNGVGKTSLLRAIAGHRPIVGGSIHFEGRDIARLKPFERAALGIAYVPQGREIFPLLTVKENLETGFAPLKRGEKTIPEEVFELFPVLKSMLGRRGGDLSGGQQQQLAIGRALVTRPRLLVLDEPTEGIQPSIIKDIGRAIAYLRGRKDMAILLVEQYFDFARDLADRFVVMERGEVVQHGDRSALEGDDVRQRLAI from the coding sequence ATGCTCTCTGTCGAAAACCTCTCCGTCTATTACGGTGCCGCACAGGCCCTGCGCGGCGTCTCCGTCAGCGCCTCCATCGGCGAGGTCACCTGCGTGCTCGGGCGGAACGGCGTCGGCAAGACATCGTTGCTGCGCGCCATCGCCGGGCATCGTCCGATTGTGGGCGGCAGCATCCATTTCGAAGGCCGTGACATCGCACGTCTGAAACCCTTCGAGCGGGCGGCGCTCGGCATCGCCTATGTGCCGCAGGGCCGCGAGATCTTTCCGCTCCTGACGGTCAAGGAGAACCTCGAGACGGGCTTTGCGCCATTGAAGCGCGGCGAGAAGACGATCCCAGAGGAGGTCTTCGAGCTGTTCCCGGTTCTGAAATCCATGCTGGGCCGGCGCGGGGGCGACCTGTCCGGCGGTCAGCAGCAGCAACTGGCCATCGGGCGAGCCCTCGTGACCCGTCCGCGCCTGCTCGTGCTCGACGAGCCCACGGAGGGCATCCAGCCGTCCATCATCAAGGATATCGGTCGGGCCATCGCTTATCTGCGCGGGCGGAAGGACATGGCGATCCTCCTGGTCGAGCAGTATTTCGACTTCGCTCGCGACCTGGCCGACCGGTTCGTGGTGATGGAGCGGGGCGAGGTCGTGCAGCATGGCGACCGCTCGGCACTTGAGGGAGACGATGTCCGTCAGCGCTTGGCCATTTGA
- a CDS encoding urease accessory protein UreD, with translation MSVSAWPFDGVSQSVSQQRQRAVGRVAFGAVGLDGRTRPMRIEESGSMRIRLPKGQGSGLDAVLVNTAGGIACGDRFSVQVEVRSGATVTVATPAAEKVYRSDGPVAELVVDLKVAVEARLDWLPQETILFDRARLRRSLSVEMAENASLTLFEAVVFGREARAERIVDGLFEDRWRVRRGGRLVYADTLRLDGPIDDLLQKPVVGRGARVFATMIHAAPDAEARLDAAREHLSSVADGCDAAASAWNGLLAVRFCAMKVEALRSAAIPFLLAFRGEPLPRVWLS, from the coding sequence ATGTCCGTCAGCGCTTGGCCATTTGATGGCGTCTCCCAATCGGTATCTCAACAGCGTCAGAGGGCGGTCGGGCGGGTTGCGTTCGGCGCCGTCGGCTTGGACGGCCGCACCCGTCCCATGCGCATTGAGGAGAGCGGGTCCATGCGGATCAGGCTCCCGAAGGGGCAGGGGAGCGGTCTCGACGCGGTCCTCGTCAACACGGCGGGCGGGATCGCCTGTGGGGATCGCTTTTCCGTTCAGGTCGAAGTGCGTTCCGGTGCCACGGTGACGGTGGCGACACCGGCGGCCGAGAAGGTCTACCGGTCGGATGGTCCGGTTGCCGAGCTCGTGGTTGACCTCAAGGTCGCGGTGGAGGCGCGGCTCGACTGGCTGCCTCAGGAGACCATCCTGTTCGACCGGGCGCGCCTCCGCCGGAGCCTCTCTGTCGAAATGGCCGAGAATGCGAGCCTGACATTGTTCGAGGCCGTCGTGTTCGGGCGCGAAGCGCGGGCGGAGCGCATCGTCGACGGGCTTTTCGAGGATCGTTGGCGCGTCCGGCGGGGAGGGCGTCTCGTCTATGCCGATACGCTGCGGCTCGACGGCCCGATCGACGATCTTCTTCAGAAACCCGTCGTCGGCAGGGGAGCGCGCGTCTTCGCCACAATGATCCATGCCGCGCCCGATGCGGAGGCGCGCCTGGACGCCGCGCGCGAACATCTCTCGTCCGTCGCCGACGGCTGCGATGCCGCGGCCAGCGCGTGGAACGGCCTTCTCGCCGTGCGCTTCTGCGCGATGAAGGTCGAAGCGCTCCGTTCTGCCGCGATACCGTTCCTGCTCGCCTTTCGCGGCGAGCCCCTGCCTCGCGTCTGGCTCAGCTAG
- a CDS encoding urease subunit gamma: MQLTPREKDKLLIAMAAMVARRRLERGVKLNHPEAIALITDTVVEGARDGRSVAELMEAGAHVITADQVMEGIAEMIHDVQVEATFPDGTKLVTVHHPIRGAASRDVPGEVTAQEGEIVFNEGAERTVLTVANTGDRPIQVGSHYHFFETNPALSFDREKARGMRLDIAPGTAVRFEPGATREVVLVPLSGKREVYGFRQGVMGAL; encoded by the coding sequence ATGCAACTCACCCCCCGTGAAAAAGACAAGCTCCTCATCGCCATGGCGGCCATGGTCGCACGCCGCAGGCTGGAGCGCGGCGTGAAGCTCAATCATCCGGAGGCCATCGCCCTCATCACCGACACGGTCGTCGAAGGCGCGCGCGACGGGCGATCCGTCGCCGAGCTGATGGAAGCGGGCGCACATGTCATTACCGCCGATCAGGTGATGGAAGGCATCGCCGAGATGATCCACGACGTGCAGGTGGAAGCGACCTTTCCCGATGGCACCAAGCTCGTCACCGTGCATCACCCGATCCGTGGCGCGGCTTCCAGGGACGTTCCCGGGGAGGTGACCGCGCAGGAGGGCGAGATCGTCTTCAACGAAGGCGCCGAGCGCACCGTTCTCACGGTCGCCAATACGGGCGACCGGCCGATTCAGGTCGGCAGCCATTACCACTTCTTCGAAACCAATCCGGCCCTGTCCTTCGACCGCGAGAAGGCGCGCGGCATGCGGCTCGACATCGCGCCCGGCACGGCTGTGCGCTTCGAGCCCGGCGCCACGCGCGAGGTGGTGCTGGTTCCGCTGTCCGGAAAGCGTGAGGTCTATGGATTCCGCCAGGGTGTGATGGGGGCGCTGTGA